In Rubrivirga sp. SAORIC476, the following are encoded in one genomic region:
- the carB gene encoding carbamoyl-phosphate synthase large subunit, with the protein MPKRTDISTILLIGSGPIVIGQACEFDYSGTQAAKALRQEGYRVVLLNSNPATIMTDPMSADVVYLQEMTAKSIKEIVEKERPDAVLPTMGGQTALNLADTLHQQGYWEKVGIQVIGVDIDAIHITEDRQAFRDLMESIGIDQARSRVAKSLLEAKEITQELAGGAGGIGGFKPIVIRPSFTMGGAGGGIVWTADEFDAKVTRGLELSPVHEVLIEECLFGWKEYELELLRDEKDNVVIICSIENLDPMGVHTGDSVTVAPQQTLTDPQYQAMRDAAIKAMRSIGTFAGGCNIQFAVDPASGRMIVIEINPRVSRSSALASKATGYPIAKVAARLAVGYTLDELPNEVTGTTSACFEPALDYVVTKIPRWNFDKFEGVDEELTTQMKAVGEVMAIGRTFTESLQKAFQSLEQGFSGLDGVQPDRAVVRQRLARPYWDRLIHIRHAFRLGASVAEVHDVTKVDPWFLNQVKDLIDLELATEGTPLADLGRDAMLTLKQHGFSDVQIARFTESTEAEVREARKGMGLTPTFRVVDTCAGEFEAVTPYFYSTYDGAGDPEATETTRSDRPKALILGSGPNRIGQGIEFDYSCVHGVLAAKEMGYEAIMINCNPETVSTDFDIADKLYFEPVFWERVADIVDLEQPDGIILQLGGQTALKLAREIVEVGLPIFGTPYEQMDLAEDRGKFSEILTELDIPFPPYGMATTVDEAVEVAEAIGYPILIRPSYVLGGQGMRIAINKDEVAEYVANILTLFPDNQILLDLFLENAIEVDIDCLADGDEVWIGGVMQHIEPAGVHSGDSTAVIPPYSLSDATIERLKETVVKIATRLGVVGMMNTQLAVQTRDGEDFVYVIEANPRASRTVPFVAKATGVPIARIGAKLMMGAKIQTFREAGELESTLTGFAVKEPVFSWDKFPEVTKELGPEMKSTGEAIAFVDDITDEHIAKPFEMRNLYLSR; encoded by the coding sequence ATGCCCAAGCGCACTGACATCTCGACGATCCTGCTCATCGGCTCCGGCCCCATCGTGATCGGGCAGGCCTGTGAGTTCGACTACTCCGGCACGCAGGCCGCGAAGGCCCTCCGCCAGGAGGGCTACCGCGTGGTCCTGCTCAACTCCAACCCGGCGACCATCATGACCGACCCGATGTCGGCCGACGTGGTCTACCTCCAGGAGATGACGGCCAAGAGCATCAAGGAGATCGTCGAGAAGGAGCGGCCGGACGCCGTGCTCCCGACGATGGGTGGCCAGACGGCCCTCAACCTCGCCGACACGCTCCACCAGCAGGGGTACTGGGAGAAGGTGGGCATCCAGGTGATCGGGGTCGACATCGACGCGATCCACATCACGGAGGACCGGCAGGCGTTCCGCGACCTGATGGAGAGCATCGGCATCGATCAGGCGCGGAGCCGCGTGGCGAAGTCGCTGCTGGAGGCCAAGGAGATCACCCAGGAACTGGCGGGCGGCGCGGGCGGCATCGGCGGGTTCAAGCCCATCGTCATCCGGCCGAGCTTCACGATGGGCGGCGCGGGCGGCGGCATCGTCTGGACGGCCGACGAGTTCGACGCCAAGGTGACGCGCGGGCTGGAGCTGTCGCCCGTCCACGAGGTGCTCATCGAGGAGTGCCTCTTCGGCTGGAAGGAGTATGAGCTGGAGCTGCTGCGCGACGAGAAGGACAACGTCGTCATCATCTGCTCGATCGAGAACCTGGACCCGATGGGCGTCCACACGGGCGACTCGGTGACGGTCGCGCCGCAGCAGACGCTGACCGACCCGCAGTACCAGGCCATGCGCGACGCGGCCATCAAGGCAATGCGGTCCATCGGGACGTTCGCGGGCGGCTGCAACATCCAGTTCGCCGTGGACCCGGCGAGCGGGCGGATGATCGTGATCGAGATCAACCCGCGCGTGTCGCGGAGCTCGGCGCTGGCGTCCAAGGCGACCGGCTATCCCATCGCGAAGGTGGCCGCGCGGCTCGCGGTGGGCTACACGCTGGACGAGCTTCCCAACGAAGTGACCGGGACCACCTCGGCGTGCTTCGAGCCCGCGCTCGACTACGTGGTGACCAAGATCCCGCGCTGGAATTTTGACAAGTTCGAAGGCGTCGACGAGGAACTGACCACGCAGATGAAGGCGGTCGGCGAGGTGATGGCCATCGGGCGGACGTTCACGGAGTCGCTCCAGAAGGCGTTTCAGAGCCTGGAGCAGGGCTTCTCGGGGCTCGACGGCGTGCAGCCCGACCGCGCGGTGGTCCGCCAGCGTCTGGCCCGGCCGTACTGGGACCGGCTGATCCACATCCGCCACGCCTTCCGCCTCGGCGCGTCGGTGGCCGAGGTGCACGATGTGACCAAGGTCGACCCGTGGTTCCTCAACCAGGTCAAGGACCTGATCGACCTGGAACTGGCGACGGAAGGCACGCCGCTGGCCGATCTCGGCCGGGATGCGATGCTCACGCTGAAGCAGCACGGATTCTCGGACGTCCAGATCGCGCGGTTCACCGAGTCGACCGAGGCGGAGGTGCGGGAGGCCCGCAAGGGCATGGGGCTCACGCCGACGTTCCGGGTGGTGGACACCTGCGCGGGCGAGTTCGAGGCGGTGACACCCTACTTCTACTCGACGTACGACGGCGCGGGCGACCCGGAGGCCACCGAGACGACGCGCAGCGACCGGCCAAAGGCGCTCATCCTGGGCTCCGGCCCGAACCGGATCGGGCAGGGCATCGAGTTCGACTACTCGTGCGTCCACGGCGTGCTCGCGGCGAAGGAGATGGGCTACGAGGCCATCATGATCAACTGCAACCCGGAGACGGTCTCGACCGACTTCGACATCGCAGACAAGCTTTACTTCGAGCCGGTCTTCTGGGAACGGGTCGCCGACATCGTGGACCTGGAGCAGCCGGACGGCATCATCCTGCAACTGGGCGGGCAGACGGCGCTCAAGCTGGCGCGCGAGATCGTGGAGGTCGGGCTCCCCATCTTCGGGACGCCCTACGAGCAGATGGACCTCGCTGAGGACCGGGGCAAGTTCTCCGAGATCCTGACCGAGCTCGACATCCCGTTCCCGCCCTACGGCATGGCGACGACGGTGGACGAGGCCGTCGAGGTGGCGGAGGCCATCGGCTACCCGATCCTGATCCGGCCCTCGTACGTGCTCGGCGGCCAGGGCATGCGGATCGCGATCAACAAGGACGAGGTGGCGGAGTACGTCGCCAACATCCTGACCCTCTTCCCGGACAACCAGATCCTGCTGGACCTCTTCCTGGAGAACGCGATCGAAGTGGACATCGACTGCCTCGCGGACGGCGACGAGGTGTGGATCGGGGGCGTGATGCAGCACATCGAGCCCGCGGGGGTCCACTCGGGCGACTCGACGGCGGTGATCCCCCCGTACTCGCTCTCGGACGCCACCATCGAGCGGCTCAAGGAGACGGTGGTCAAGATCGCGACCCGGCTCGGGGTAGTCGGTATGATGAACACCCAGCTGGCGGTGCAAACGCGCGACGGGGAGGACTTCGTCTACGTGATCGAGGCCAACCCGCGGGCGTCGCGCACGGTACCGTTCGTGGCCAAGGCCACGGGCGTGCCCATCGCGCGGATCGGCGCGAAGCTGATGATGGGCGCCAAGATCCAGACCTTCCGCGAGGCGGGCGAGCTGGAGTCCACGCTGACGGGCTTCGCGGTCAAGGAGCCGGTGTTCTCGTGGGACAAGTTCCCCGAGGTGACCAAGGAACTGGGGCCGGAGATGAAGTCGACCGGGGAGGCGATCGCGTTCGTGGACGACATCACGGACGAGCACATCGCGAAGCCGTTCGAGATGCGCAACCTGTACCTCAGCCGGTAG
- a CDS encoding DUF3291 domain-containing protein translates to MPHLAQVNVARAKGPMDGAVMAEFARALDPINLLAERSPGFVWRLQDADGDATALRVFDDGQILINLSVWRSVDALRAYTYQSGHAHYVKRRKEWFSAFGRPHYALWWVAEGTEPSADDAKARLDHLHAHGPTAEAFTFTTLFDPPRLGDAPDGATEVGPSA, encoded by the coding sequence ATGCCCCACCTCGCCCAAGTCAACGTCGCCCGCGCGAAAGGCCCGATGGACGGGGCCGTGATGGCCGAGTTCGCCCGCGCCCTCGATCCCATCAACCTGCTCGCCGAGCGGTCGCCCGGCTTCGTCTGGCGCCTCCAGGACGCCGACGGCGACGCGACGGCCCTCCGCGTGTTCGACGACGGCCAGATCCTGATCAATCTCAGCGTGTGGCGGTCCGTCGACGCATTGCGGGCGTACACCTACCAGTCCGGCCACGCCCACTACGTCAAGCGGCGCAAGGAATGGTTCTCGGCGTTCGGCCGCCCGCACTACGCGCTCTGGTGGGTGGCGGAGGGCACCGAGCCGTCGGCCGACGACGCGAAGGCGCGGCTGGACCATCTCCACGCCCACGGCCCGACGGCTGAGGCGTTCACGTTCACGACTCTCTTCGACCCGCCCCGCCTCGGCGACGCTCCCGACGGAGCGACCGAGGTGGGCCCATCTGCCTGA
- the carA gene encoding glutamine-hydrolyzing carbamoyl-phosphate synthase small subunit, with the protein MTPSAPAKLALEDGTVVTGTAVGAAGETSGELCFNTSMSGYQEILTDPSYSGQVMMMTYPHIGNYGAFEQATEADRPHVAGLVVRQFSRDPSNSRMEETLDAYMARMGLVGISGVDTRRLVRHIRTKGVMNCVISTVDLDDASLVAKAQAAPSMDGLELASQVTTGEAYDFSTEGTRALAVYDYGVKRNILRSFAHLGCRVRVFPASTPVAEVMAWEPDGVFFSNGPGDPRAMPDAIEAARAVIASGTPVFGICLGHQLMALAEGLEVYKMKVGHRGANHPVLNLTTGHVEISTQNHGFAVREEGLDGIAEVDHRNLNDQTVEGLRFSRFPGFSVQYHPEACPGPHDSRYLFDQFVALMDGDAPEPPAVPTPTATPTDA; encoded by the coding sequence ATGACCCCGTCCGCCCCCGCCAAGCTCGCCCTCGAAGACGGCACCGTCGTCACGGGCACCGCCGTCGGCGCCGCTGGAGAGACCAGCGGCGAGCTGTGCTTCAACACGTCGATGAGCGGCTACCAGGAGATCCTGACCGACCCGAGCTACTCGGGGCAGGTCATGATGATGACCTACCCGCACATCGGCAACTACGGCGCCTTCGAGCAGGCGACCGAGGCCGACCGGCCGCACGTCGCCGGGCTGGTCGTCCGCCAGTTCTCGCGCGACCCCTCCAACAGCCGCATGGAGGAAACGCTCGACGCCTACATGGCCCGGATGGGGCTCGTCGGCATCTCCGGCGTCGACACGCGGCGGCTGGTGCGCCACATCCGGACGAAGGGCGTCATGAACTGCGTCATCTCGACGGTCGACCTCGACGACGCCTCGCTGGTGGCGAAGGCCCAGGCGGCGCCGAGCATGGACGGACTCGAACTGGCGAGCCAGGTCACGACGGGCGAGGCTTACGACTTCAGCACCGAGGGCACGCGCGCGCTGGCCGTCTACGACTACGGCGTCAAGCGCAACATCCTGCGGTCGTTCGCCCACCTCGGGTGCCGCGTGCGCGTCTTCCCGGCGAGCACGCCGGTCGCGGAGGTGATGGCGTGGGAGCCCGACGGCGTCTTCTTCTCGAACGGCCCCGGCGACCCGCGCGCCATGCCCGACGCCATCGAGGCCGCGCGGGCGGTGATCGCCAGCGGGACGCCTGTCTTTGGCATCTGCCTCGGCCACCAGCTGATGGCACTCGCCGAGGGGCTGGAGGTCTACAAGATGAAGGTCGGCCACCGTGGCGCCAACCACCCGGTCCTCAACCTGACGACCGGCCACGTCGAGATCTCGACCCAGAACCACGGCTTTGCGGTCCGCGAGGAGGGCCTCGACGGCATCGCCGAGGTGGACCACCGCAACCTGAACGACCAGACGGTGGAGGGACTGCGGTTCTCGCGTTTCCCTGGCTTCTCGGTCCAGTACCACCCCGAGGCCTGCCCCGGCCCGCACGACAGCCGCTACCTCTTCGACCAGTTCGTGGCGCTCATGGACGGCGACGCTCCGGAGCCGCCCGCCGTCCCGACGCCCACCGCGACCCCTACGGATGCCTGA
- a CDS encoding energy transducer TonB yields MPPPPSRRDRHAPTRALACLAASLLLVNGAFLLWPEVDLGPDLPREAPVREQVVFEMIEPTRQPPPPANPLPMPPPPPLTSDHVPIEVPDERLVEDIVRDLELPTMPAPDVPRRATPAPRPGPPAPPAPPAPPAPVPSGPPPADDRIVEQPDRSPSLSGQALPVYPRNASVSGFRGSARVRVLVNTGGRVTDAEIVERVRFERNRETPVASFPPEFDAAILDAARRHVFRPARDGGDRVRAYAFISVSLDPPE; encoded by the coding sequence TTGCCCCCGCCTCCCTCCCGCCGCGACCGCCACGCCCCGACACGCGCTCTCGCGTGCCTCGCGGCCAGCCTCCTGCTGGTCAACGGGGCGTTCCTGCTCTGGCCCGAGGTGGACCTGGGACCGGACCTCCCGCGCGAGGCCCCCGTCCGCGAGCAGGTCGTGTTCGAAATGATCGAGCCGACACGTCAGCCGCCGCCGCCGGCGAACCCGCTCCCGATGCCGCCCCCTCCCCCGCTTACCTCCGACCACGTGCCCATCGAGGTCCCCGACGAGCGGCTGGTCGAGGACATCGTGCGGGACCTGGAGCTCCCCACGATGCCGGCCCCCGACGTGCCGAGGCGGGCCACGCCGGCCCCTCGCCCAGGCCCGCCGGCACCTCCGGCGCCGCCTGCCCCCCCTGCGCCCGTCCCGTCAGGGCCCCCGCCTGCCGACGACCGAATCGTGGAGCAGCCGGACCGCAGCCCGAGCCTCAGCGGGCAGGCGCTCCCGGTATACCCGCGGAACGCGTCCGTGTCTGGATTCCGTGGGAGCGCACGCGTGCGCGTGCTGGTCAACACGGGCGGTCGCGTGACGGACGCCGAGATCGTCGAGCGGGTCCGGTTCGAGCGGAACCGCGAGACTCCCGTCGCCTCGTTCCCGCCCGAGTTCGACGCGGCCATCCTGGACGCCGCTCGCCGCCACGTCTTCCGCCCGGCGCGCGACGGCGGCGACCGCGTGCGCGCCTACGCCTTCATCTCCGTCTCCCTCGACCCACCGGAGTAG
- a CDS encoding deoxynucleoside kinase gives MSAPTLPAHLGYVAVEGVIGAGKTTMARMLAERAEGRLVLEEFEENAFLDRFYSDRDRWALQTQLAFLASRFKQQKALQTRDLFAPHVVSDYTFDKDRIFAHVTLTGDEVRLYETLYGIMEPSAPVPDLVVYLRSSVDRLLHNVALRGRSYETNMDRAYLTELVEAYDQYFFHYTKSPLLIVDASRIDFVGAPATFDELVRQIASVRGGTAYFNPPATMQLAF, from the coding sequence ATGTCTGCCCCGACCCTCCCCGCCCACCTCGGATACGTCGCCGTCGAAGGCGTCATCGGCGCCGGGAAGACGACCATGGCCCGCATGTTGGCCGAGCGAGCCGAGGGGCGGCTCGTGCTGGAGGAGTTCGAGGAGAACGCCTTCCTGGACCGATTCTACTCGGATCGTGACCGCTGGGCGCTCCAGACGCAGCTCGCGTTTCTCGCCAGCCGCTTCAAGCAGCAGAAGGCGCTCCAGACGCGCGACCTGTTCGCGCCGCATGTCGTCTCGGACTACACGTTCGACAAGGACCGCATCTTCGCCCACGTCACGCTGACGGGCGACGAGGTGCGCCTCTACGAGACGCTCTACGGCATCATGGAGCCGTCGGCGCCGGTGCCGGACCTGGTCGTCTACCTCCGGTCCTCGGTGGATCGGCTGCTGCACAACGTCGCGCTGCGCGGCCGGAGCTACGAGACCAACATGGACCGGGCCTATCTGACGGAGTTGGTCGAGGCGTACGACCAGTACTTCTTCCACTACACGAAGAGCCCGCTCCTGATCGTGGACGCGAGCCGGATCGACTTCGTGGGCGCCCCGGCGACGTTCGACGAACTCGTCCGCCAGATCGCGAGCGTCAGGGGAGGGACGGCCTACTTCAACCCCCCGGCGACCATGCAACTGGCCTTCTAG
- the folK gene encoding 2-amino-4-hydroxy-6-hydroxymethyldihydropteridine diphosphokinase, which yields MSAPMTVAVGMGGNVGDRLAALRRAVAALDAHPEVDVVAVSPVYETEALVPPGAAPQPDHLNAVVVAETTLAPYAMLRVLHGIERAAGRDPFAPRWSPRPLDLDLLLVGDAAFSSSALTVPHPALARRRFVLTPLADVLPAAVVPGLGASVADLLAACPDPLAVTQTDLSLA from the coding sequence GTGAGCGCGCCGATGACGGTGGCGGTCGGGATGGGGGGCAACGTCGGCGACCGGCTGGCGGCGCTCCGCCGGGCAGTCGCCGCGCTCGACGCGCACCCCGAGGTGGACGTGGTCGCGGTCAGCCCCGTCTACGAGACCGAGGCGCTGGTGCCTCCCGGCGCGGCGCCTCAGCCCGACCACCTGAACGCGGTCGTCGTGGCGGAGACGACCCTCGCCCCCTACGCGATGCTGCGCGTGCTCCACGGCATCGAGCGGGCGGCAGGCCGCGACCCGTTCGCCCCCCGCTGGTCGCCGCGTCCGCTGGACCTCGACCTGCTGTTGGTCGGGGACGCCGCGTTCTCCTCGTCCGCCCTGACCGTGCCTCATCCTGCGCTGGCGCGTCGCCGGTTCGTGCTCACGCCCCTGGCCGACGTGCTGCCCGCGGCCGTCGTGCCCGGCCTCGGGGCGAGCGTGGCCGACCTCCTCGCTGCGTGCCCCGACCCGCTGGCCGTGACGCAGACCGACCTGTCGCTGGCATGA
- the folB gene encoding dihydroneopterin aldolase: MPATVRLVNAVFYAHHGVMEEEHKVGGRFEVDVAMDLDIRQAATDDDLSKTVDYERVYAIVRDRVTGTPSYLIESLAYSIAEVVMQHFPMLLSVEVTVRKPNPPVGGPCDRAEVVYRLDAAP, encoded by the coding sequence GTGCCCGCCACCGTCCGCCTCGTCAACGCCGTGTTTTACGCCCACCACGGGGTCATGGAGGAGGAGCACAAAGTCGGCGGGCGCTTCGAGGTGGACGTGGCGATGGACCTCGACATCCGGCAGGCGGCGACCGACGACGACCTGTCGAAAACCGTCGATTACGAGCGCGTCTACGCTATCGTGCGCGACCGCGTGACGGGGACGCCGTCGTACCTGATCGAGTCGCTGGCGTACTCCATCGCCGAGGTCGTGATGCAGCACTTCCCGATGCTTCTCTCGGTGGAGGTGACGGTCCGGAAGCCGAACCCGCCGGTCGGCGGACCCTGCGACCGCGCCGAGGTGGTGTACCGTCTCGACGCGGCCCCGTGA
- a CDS encoding tetratricopeptide repeat protein — protein MSVRLLVSLAVAVLASAYALSACRSAAPEPAADASWTYVGDGACQQCHADLAASYAQTGMGRSMSRFDPATAPERFGPGGAGPVVCATDGYCYQPFVRGDTLFQRETRPDLPGYERVEAVDYVVGSGNATRSYLMAASGGDAAHGEYLTEMPLTWYVERSIWDLSPGYRDGNARFDRPITLDCLTCHNARPAHETSQNFYTDVPLGISCERCHGPGSAHVAAFESGGEPTDTRIVNPAALPTDLQLDVCQQCHLTGETVYAPGEDATTYRPGRPLSAHRSVFATEASVEDPVRFGIASHAERMMQSACFEGSLGTDREMTCTTCHDPHTPTAQLPADHFNQTCASCHGPSAHLDACSRPDAETPTEAVTGNCVSCHMRTAGTSDIPHVSFTDHWIRRDPPPSSEATATRDDVRGQSPFQLVDLAGGGDPPSAAQADAALALATFSLYETQHPLPAYLPQIARRARRALGAGVERTDLRVVLGRALSEMDSLTAAQGVLAEAVARDPADPYAAFWLGIVESARGRHTEAADALAEAVRLAPRLTEARVRLGTALSQAGRYEEAAAAFGEAVAQDPARHADAWNGLGLARFRLGQADAALTALRRSVALDPRLPTSRVNLGAALLNSGDLDGARAQFEAALRFDPEERAALGNLGLILARQGKTAEARARFEQVLRLDPTDARARAALAEIAP, from the coding sequence GTGTCCGTCCGCCTCCTCGTCTCGTTGGCCGTCGCCGTCCTCGCGTCGGCGTATGCGCTCTCGGCCTGTCGCTCGGCGGCCCCCGAGCCCGCGGCGGATGCGTCGTGGACGTACGTCGGCGACGGGGCGTGCCAGCAGTGCCACGCCGATCTGGCGGCGAGCTACGCCCAGACCGGGATGGGGCGCTCGATGAGCCGGTTCGACCCGGCCACGGCGCCCGAGCGATTCGGGCCCGGCGGCGCCGGGCCGGTCGTCTGCGCCACCGACGGCTACTGCTACCAGCCGTTCGTCCGCGGCGACACCCTCTTCCAGCGCGAGACGCGTCCCGACCTACCCGGCTACGAGCGCGTCGAGGCGGTCGACTACGTGGTCGGCTCGGGCAACGCGACGCGCTCCTACCTGATGGCCGCCTCCGGCGGGGACGCGGCGCACGGCGAGTACCTGACCGAGATGCCGCTGACGTGGTACGTCGAGCGGTCCATCTGGGACCTCAGCCCCGGCTACCGGGACGGCAACGCGCGCTTCGACCGACCGATCACGCTCGACTGCCTCACCTGCCACAACGCGCGGCCCGCGCACGAGACGAGCCAGAACTTCTACACCGACGTGCCGCTGGGCATCTCGTGCGAGCGCTGCCACGGGCCGGGCTCGGCCCACGTCGCGGCCTTCGAGTCGGGCGGGGAGCCCACGGACACGCGCATCGTCAACCCGGCGGCGCTGCCGACGGACCTTCAACTGGACGTCTGCCAGCAGTGTCATCTGACCGGCGAGACGGTCTACGCACCGGGCGAGGACGCGACGACGTACCGGCCCGGGCGCCCGCTCTCGGCGCACCGGTCGGTGTTCGCGACCGAGGCGTCTGTCGAGGATCCGGTCCGCTTCGGGATCGCCAGCCACGCCGAGCGCATGATGCAGAGCGCCTGCTTCGAGGGCAGCCTCGGCACGGACCGCGAGATGACCTGCACGACCTGCCACGACCCGCACACGCCGACCGCGCAGCTCCCGGCCGACCACTTCAACCAGACGTGCGCGTCGTGTCACGGCCCGTCGGCGCACCTCGACGCGTGCTCGCGGCCCGACGCCGAGACCCCGACCGAGGCCGTCACGGGCAACTGCGTCAGCTGCCACATGCGCACGGCGGGCACGTCCGACATCCCGCACGTCTCGTTCACCGACCACTGGATCCGCCGCGACCCGCCGCCGTCGTCTGAGGCGACGGCGACGCGCGACGACGTGCGGGGGCAGTCGCCCTTCCAACTCGTCGATCTGGCAGGGGGAGGGGACCCGCCGAGCGCCGCCCAGGCCGACGCGGCGCTCGCGCTCGCGACGTTCTCGCTCTACGAGACCCAGCACCCGCTGCCCGCCTACCTGCCGCAAATCGCCCGCCGCGCCCGCCGCGCCCTGGGCGCCGGCGTGGAGCGGACCGACCTCCGGGTCGTCCTGGGGCGTGCCCTGTCGGAGATGGACTCACTCACCGCCGCGCAGGGCGTCCTCGCCGAAGCCGTCGCCCGCGACCCGGCCGACCCGTACGCCGCGTTCTGGCTCGGCATCGTCGAGTCGGCCCGCGGGCGGCATACCGAGGCGGCCGACGCGCTGGCCGAGGCGGTGCGGCTGGCGCCACGCCTGACCGAGGCTCGCGTCCGCCTCGGGACCGCGCTGAGCCAGGCCGGTCGGTACGAGGAGGCCGCCGCCGCCTTCGGCGAGGCGGTCGCTCAGGACCCCGCTCGGCACGCCGATGCCTGGAACGGTCTCGGCCTCGCCCGCTTCCGCCTCGGACAGGCCGACGCCGCGCTTACCGCGCTTCGGCGGTCGGTCGCCCTCGATCCGCGCCTGCCGACCTCGCGCGTCAACCTCGGCGCCGCGCTCCTCAACTCCGGCGACCTCGACGGCGCCCGCGCCCAGTTCGAGGCTGCCCTCCGCTTCGACCCCGAGGAACGCGCGGCGCTCGGCAACCTCGGGCTGATCCTCGCCCGGCAGGGGAAAACCGCCGAGGCGCGCGCGCGCTTCGAGCAGGTGCTCCGTCTCGATCCCACCGACGCGCGGGCCCGCGCCGCACTCGCCGAAATCGCCCCGTGA
- a CDS encoding PfkB family carbohydrate kinase: MSILVVGTVAFDTVETPFGRAERILGGSATYACLAARVIGAPVQLNAVVGRDFPEAHVASLTDRGVDVEGLVRDPEGETFFWAGRYHYDLNTRDTLATHLNVLATFEPDLPASYRTPEIVCLGNLDPTVQSSVIDQTDGSGLVIADTMNFWIDNTPEALGETLKRVDVLVINDEEARQLAGEPNLVRAARKIRALGPETLIVKKGEHGALLFCGDEIFSAPAYPLEDVIDPTGAGDTFLGGFAGHLARCGATDPDAMRQAVVVGSALASFVVEAFGPDRLLSVTAADLDERIDSFRRLSAVPHIISA; the protein is encoded by the coding sequence ATGAGCATCCTCGTCGTCGGAACCGTCGCGTTCGACACCGTCGAAACGCCGTTCGGCCGCGCAGAGCGGATCCTGGGCGGGTCCGCCACCTACGCCTGCCTCGCCGCGCGCGTGATCGGGGCGCCGGTCCAACTCAACGCGGTTGTCGGCCGCGACTTCCCCGAGGCGCACGTGGCGTCGCTCACCGATCGGGGCGTGGACGTCGAGGGGCTGGTGCGCGACCCCGAGGGCGAGACGTTCTTCTGGGCCGGTCGCTACCACTACGACCTCAACACGCGCGACACGCTCGCGACGCACCTCAACGTGCTGGCCACGTTCGAGCCCGACCTCCCGGCGTCCTACCGCACGCCCGAGATCGTCTGCCTCGGCAACCTCGATCCCACCGTCCAGTCCTCGGTGATCGACCAGACGGACGGCTCCGGGCTCGTCATCGCGGACACGATGAACTTCTGGATCGACAACACGCCCGAGGCGCTCGGGGAGACGCTCAAGCGCGTCGACGTGCTGGTGATCAACGACGAGGAGGCCCGCCAACTCGCCGGCGAGCCCAACCTCGTCCGCGCAGCGCGCAAGATCCGCGCGCTCGGGCCGGAGACGCTCATCGTCAAGAAGGGCGAGCACGGCGCGCTGCTGTTCTGCGGCGACGAGATCTTCTCGGCGCCCGCCTACCCGCTGGAGGACGTGATCGACCCGACCGGTGCGGGCGACACGTTCCTGGGCGGCTTCGCCGGGCACCTCGCCCGCTGTGGCGCCACCGACCCCGACGCGATGCGTCAGGCGGTCGTCGTCGGCAGCGCGCTGGCGTCGTTCGTGGTCGAGGCCTTCGGCCCGGACCGCCTGCTCTCCGTGACGGCGGCCGACCTGGACGAGCGGATCGACTCGTTCCGCCGCCTCTCGGCCGTACCGCACATCATTTCGGCCTAG